CCCGCTTCAGGGCCGCTTTCCAGATACGTTTGGTCACTTGGTTGTCATTCAGCCAAGGGGAGCCATCCCAATCGGTGCGGAAGATTTCCCCACCCTCCAGAAAGGTGCGGGCCTTCTGATCCTGTAGCGCCTCCAGAGCCGGGGGGAGCAATAACACCTCCCGATCCCCCGCCGTGGTCTTGGTCACTTTGAGATGGCCCCGCACATTGGCCCGGCGAATCCGGATTACCCCCTTCAGGGCGTCCACGTCGGACCACTTCACGGCCAGTAACTCGGAAGTTCTCAATCCGGTCCAGAATGCGAACTGAACCATATTCCGGGCCTGTGGAAAGCCCATTTTGGAAAGGGCCTCCAGAATCGCTTTTCGTTCATCGGGGCGGAAGGGATCCGGTTCCTTGGTCCGGACAGGCAGATTTCGGACACGGGAGGTTGGGTCATGATCAATCCGCCCTTCGGCAAAGGCATCCTTGAAAATTCCCCTCATACCAATTTGCAATCTAATGGGTGATATTTTGCAATATATGGAAAGCTGGTCATTGAACGAATTCTGCTTGGCTGATCGCTCAATTGATTTAACCCTGTCACCAAAGCGTTCTTCACATCATCGAGACTGTCGAATGCTTTGTTGTGAAAGTGTTTTTCTCGTAATTCCTCCCAAATATGTTCGGTGGGGTTCAATTCCGGACTGTGTGATGATTGCTGAATGAAGCGGATATTCTCCGGAATACGCAGTTCATTGGAAAGATGCCAGCCGGCACCGTCGATCAACATGATTACGAAATAATCATTAAAATCTTCAGATACTTGCGTCAGAAACAATGACATCATTGCCGTGTTGTCCCACGGAAGAAGCAATGCGGTCATGCGGCCCAGCAAAGGTGCCACGGCAACAAAAGCGTACAGGTACTGTCGGACAACCTGGTGAGGGGCGAATGGCCGTTCCCCTGGTGGCGACCAAGCGCGCCTTGTGTCGCTTATGCGCCCAAAACGGCCCTCATCCTGGACCATAATTACGACAGGCCGTTGGTCCTCCGGGTCTTGAGTGGCTTTTTGTTCCTCAACCAGTTTTGGAAATTTTTTTAAAAGCCTCCTGCTCATCAAGGTTGGCTTGGACATGTTGAGGGCGAGGAACCACCTTCCTCCATCCGTGACGCTTCAATAATCTGTAGGTGCTGCTGATATGGGCCGCGCGACCAATCCGGTCTTCCAATGCAATATGAATTTCCTTGGCGGTTGCAATCTGGCCCGCAAGGGCTTTCGTCTTGAACGGAGAAAGAAAACTCTCCTCTTCGTCCAACGACAGATTTGCCCGGTATCGGCCACCTTTCCCTGGCCCAGTTAACGCATCTGGTCCATGACGGTTGTACTGGGAAATCAGATTGTGGACAGTCTGTTTCGCTAGCCCAGTATGTTGGGCAATCTCTTCAGCTGGCCGTGGGTCAACTGTGGCATTCAAAATAACAAGCCACTTCTGCACCTTCCAAAATCCGGTTGTT
The sequence above is drawn from the Magnetococcales bacterium genome and encodes:
- a CDS encoding IS630 family transposase, which codes for MSKPTLMSRRLLKKFPKLVEEQKATQDPEDQRPVVIMVQDEGRFGRISDTRRAWSPPGERPFAPHQVVRQYLYAFVAVAPLLGRMTALLLPWDNTAMMSLFLTQVSEDFNDYFVIMLIDGAGWHLSNELRIPENIRFIQQSSHSPELNPTEHIWEELREKHFHNKAFDSLDDVKNALVTGLNQLSDQPSRIRSMTSFPYIAKYHPLDCKLV
- a CDS encoding winged helix-turn-helix domain-containing protein — its product is MGKVTKVVAHLTKEEIQEHIKETTGFWKVQKWLVILNATVDPRPAEEIAQHTGLAKQTVHNLISQYNRHGPDALTGPGKGGRYRANLSLDEEESFLSPFKTKALAGQIATAKEIHIALEDRIGRAAHISSTYRLLKRHGWRKVVPRPQHVQANLDEQEAFKKISKTG